From the genome of Eucalyptus grandis isolate ANBG69807.140 chromosome 2, ASM1654582v1, whole genome shotgun sequence, one region includes:
- the LOC104432718 gene encoding scarecrow-like protein 34: MTMDTHRTSCGNVDDLPIDSHAFSPNPDQHPRLANDFLLDDPFLELKSSDIAFVSKKVVKPVDLDKGDLILPSTIMSLDGGSFGPSRSLRKGQSPERDSLPPPSGDSDSLDPVLKYITQNTEKSLYDALVQQNLQQSDQSSSQVDLSQYIEGPNSNLSGSSSAPRSHDATNVTLSSNDLADADILYTIREHSHAVLKNPDQDFQSSNITNYDDRSEESLHGLLFKSIFSHGESMIQFKKGLEEASKFLPTDNRLAINTEDSKPSSEKKKGTTRTHENKEINMKSSSNGFNGLKNHERDENAFEEGRANKQTALYTEESELSDLFDKVLLGTENGVGMSSGNEAAETGVRKDIQPQRNKHGSNSGSGCGKKQGSKNTVDLRTLLILCAQAISNNDFRTANELLKQIRENSSPFGDASQRLAHYFANGLEARLMGNNVRGEVFYSTVVARRTSAADILKSYHLHISTCPFNQFSMFFANYMILKFAEKATTLHIIDFGIAFGFQWPNLIQKLSSRPGGPCKLRITGIELPQAGLRPVERIEETGRRLKKYCERFDVPFEFNFIASRNWEFIKLADLKIQSNETVAVNCLDRFKNLDDTVEDNNPRDAVLYLIRKIIPDIFVHAVRSGSYNAAFFETRFREALFEFSAVYDLLDATIDHNNKERLVIEREFHGREIMNVIACEGSRRIEKPETYKQWQVRHVRAGFKALPLDQDFMKLFRGKMKAWYHKDFVLDEDGNWMLQCWRGRISFGSSCWVPT, translated from the coding sequence ATGACCATGGATACTCATCGCACCAGTTGTGGCAATGTCGATGATCTTCCAATAGACAGCCATGCCTTTTCACCTAATCCAGATCAGCACCCGCGTCTAgcaaatgatttccttttggatGACCCTTTTCTAGAGCTTAAATCCTCGGATATTGCTTTTGTTTCGAAGAAAGTAGTGAAACCAGTCGACCTCGATAAAGGAGATTTAATCCTTCCCTCGACAATCATGAGCCTAGATGGAGGCTCATTTGGTCCATCTAGGAGCTTGAGAAAGGGCCAGAGTCCAGAGAGAGATTCTCTCCCCCCCCCCTCGGGGGACAGTGACTCATTGGATCCCGTTCTAAAGTACATAACTCAAAATACTGAAAAATCACTGTACGATGCCCTTGTCCAGCAGAATTTGCAACAGTCTGATCAGAGCTCCTCACAGGTTGATTTAAGCCAATATATCGAGGGCCCAAATAGTAACCTTTCTGGAAGTAGCAGTGCTCCCAGAAGCCACGATGCAACAAACGTTACTCTTAGCTCTAATGACTTGGCCGATGCTGATATTCTGTACACAATCAGAGAACATAGCCATGCTGTGCTGAAAAATCCTGACCAAGACTTCCAGTCGAGCAACATCACCAATTATGACGATAGGTCCGAGGAATCTTTGCATGGGCTTCTTTTCAAGAGCATTTTCAGCCATGGAGAGTCTATGATTCAGTTCAAAAAAGGATTAGAGGAGGCCAGCAAATTCCTTCCCACTGACAATCGATTAGCAATTAATACAGAGGACAGCAAACCGTCctctgaaaaaaagaaaggaaccACAAGAACGCACGAGAATAAGGAGATCAACATGAAGAGCTCATCTAATGGATTCAATGGATTAAAGAATCACGAGAGGGACGAGAATGCTTTTGAGGAAGGCAGGGCCAATAAGCAAACAGCCTTGTACACAGAAGAGAGCGAGCTTTCAGATTTGTTTGATAAGGTGTTGCTCGGCACCGAAAATGGTGTTGGCATGTCTTCTGGCAACGAAGCTGCAGAGACAGGTGTGAGGAAAGACATACAGCCACAAAGGAACAAGCACGGTTCCAATAGTGGTAGTGGTTGTGGGAAGAAGCAGGGAAGCAAGAATACTGTTGACTTGAGAACTCTTCTGATTCTCTGCGCACAAGCTATTTCTAATAATGATTTCAGGACTGCTAATGAATTGTTGAAGCAGATTAGAGAAAACTCTTCTCCATTTGGGGATGCCTCTCAAAGATTGGCCCATTACTTTGCAAATGGGCTAGAGGCACGATTGATGGGCAACAACGTCCGAGGGGAAGTCTTTTATTCTACTGTTGTTGCCAGGAGGACGTCAGCAGCTGATATCTTGAAATCTTACCATCTTCACATTTCAACATGCCCGTTTAATCAGTTCTCCATGTTCTTTGCAAATTAcatgattttgaaatttgcaGAGAAAGCCACTACTCTTCACATAATAGATTTTGGCATTGCATTTGGTTTTCAATGGCCAAACCTCATACAGAAGCTCTCTTCCAGACCAGGAGGGCCCTGTAAATTGCGCATCACAGGGATAGAGCTTCCACAGGCTGGTTTGCGCCCGGTGGAAAGAATAGAGGAGACAGGTCGCCGTTTGAAAAAGTATTGTGAGCGCTTTGACGTCCCTTTCGAATTTAATTTCATAGCATCAAGGAATTGGGAATTCATCAAACTTGCGGATCTCAAGATTCAAAGCAATGAGACAGTTGCTGTGAATTGTCTGGATCGGTTTAAGAATCTCGATGACACAGTTGAGGACAACAATCCACGTGACGCTGTGTTATATCTAATTAGGAAAATTATACCGGATATTTTTGTTCATGCTGTACGTAGCGGCTCCTACAATGCGGCCTTTTTTGAGACAAGATTCCGAGAGGCACTTTTCGAATTTTCTGCTGTGTATGATTTGCTTGATGCTACCATTGATCACAACAACAAAGAGAGGTTGGTCATTGAGAGAGAGTTCCATGGACGGGAAATTATGAATGTCATAGCATGTGAAGGTTCGCGAAGGATTGAGAAGCCGGAAACGTACAAGCAATGGCAGGTTCGTCATGTGAGGGCTGGGTTTAAGGCGCTTCCTCTGGACCAAGATTTCATGAAGCTATTCAGGGGTAAGATGAAAGCATGGTACCACAAGGATTTTGTGCTTGATGAAGATGGCAACTGGATGCTGCAATGTTGGAGAGGTCGGATTTCTTTTGGCTCCTCCTGTTGGGTGCCTACTTAG